A window of Roseburia hominis A2-183 genomic DNA:
GCCCGCTTTCATCCTTCCTGTCATAAAACTGCTGCCATGCTTCACGTATTGCAGGATCCTCTGTCACTGCTTCTCCTTCATAATAAAATAGAAGATTTACTCCTGCCATCAGATCGCTCCAGTTATCCTCTATGTCAGTACACTGGCGCGCCGCATCCGGGCTCCAATACTCGAAATAATGACAGATCGCTTCTGCTGCCGGCGTGTGGATATCAGAAAGCAATTCCATGTGCTTTTCCATGCAGGCTTCATAGCACTGACTGGTTCGCTCTGGTTTTCCTTTTTCATCAACACCAAGAATATAGGTCGCATTGTCGCACAAAAAGTTCGGGCAAACCGCCACGGATCTCTTCTCCGGATGAGGTACTTCCATCATCCGCGCAACAAAAACCGTTTTTTTCTTGCTGCCTCCCGTCTCCTGCGCCACCTTCAACGGGATCAACCCTAGTACGTGTCCCTGCCGATCCAGATTCAGTCCATAGGAAACTTTTACTTTTCCCCAACCCGGCTTTGCAATCCGCCCCTGCTTCAACAAATCTTCATAATGTTCCACCAATGCCTGTAAAATCATCGCAGCACCTCGCAATCTGCCACATGGATCACGCCGTTTTCCATCTTTGCACGAAAGAACAGCGGACGAATGTTTGCCGGATCTGAGAAGTCAAGATCCCACAACATATAGCCGAGATCCCTTGTCTCCTGAATAGCCGGAATCTCTCCGCCCTCCCACTCCTTGAAATTCGCCGGGAATTCCCGACATCCAAAATATGGTTCGTGATAGCACTGTCCCTTTCTCAGGCGGCGCTTTATGATATCCTGAAACTTTCCCGGATTATCTCCGGCTGCCGCCTTCTCTGTAAGGGTAAAATGTGCTTCAATCACATATCTGACATCCTGCAGAACCAATGATGCTCTCTGCACAATATCCTTTGATGTGTTAATATACAGTTCTGTGCGTCCGCCGGTCATAGCTGCTCTTACACTGCTC
This region includes:
- the cas5c gene encoding type I-C CRISPR-associated protein Cas5c — its product is MEVWGNFACFSRPEMKVERVSYDVMTPSAARGMLEAVYWHPGLQWHIDNIYVLAPIQMTNIRRNEVQSKVLGSSVRAAMTGGRTELYINTSKDIVQRASLVLQDVRYVIEAHFTLTEKAAAGDNPGKFQDIIKRRLRKGQCYHEPYFGCREFPANFKEWEGGEIPAIQETRDLGYMLWDLDFSDPANIRPLFFRAKMENGVIHVADCEVLR